In Rhodanobacter humi, the following are encoded in one genomic region:
- a CDS encoding type II toxin-antitoxin system RelE/ParE family toxin, whose amino-acid sequence MYEVLKSSTFDTWLRNLRDRDAKARIEVRIRRLSLGNPGQFRALANGIHELKVDHGPGYRVYYTFKGKTLILLLCGGDKSTQRKDIALAAKIAECWEN is encoded by the coding sequence ATGTACGAGGTTCTGAAAAGCAGCACGTTCGATACGTGGTTGCGCAACCTCCGTGATCGCGATGCCAAGGCACGGATCGAGGTGCGCATCCGCCGCCTCTCACTTGGAAACCCCGGTCAGTTTCGTGCGCTGGCAAACGGAATCCACGAATTGAAGGTCGATCATGGCCCCGGCTACCGGGTGTACTACACCTTCAAGGGAAAGACGCTGATCCTGCTGCTGTGCGGTGGCGACAAATCCACACAGCGCAAGGACATCGCCCTGGCGGCGAAGATCGCCGAATGCTGGGAGAACTGA
- a CDS encoding aminoglycoside phosphotransferase family protein — translation MTATDFRTAARLAWARTTLGDDALTLESASSDASFRSYWRTTHAGQSWIVMDSPPEREDPRPWLAIGERLAKAGLHVPKVAAQDLQQGFLLIEDLGSRLYLTELNEANADQLYGDAMDALLVMQTKVACDDLPPFDHTVLVNGLEVMPKWFLERHLGHTPDCDEWDVLEAAFDVIVRNALAQPRVFVHRDYHSRNLLVVEANNPGVIDFQGALHGPITYDLASLLRDAYVAWPRERVEAWVESYRLRLRHAGAIGHDIDTTRFLRWFDLTGLHRHVRVLGQFYRLWYRDGKPGYLADVPQVYRYVIEVAKSYPELADFAALLERHVQGRDLTQVAAA, via the coding sequence ATGACTGCCACCGATTTCCGCACCGCCGCCCGCCTCGCATGGGCCCGCACCACTCTCGGCGACGACGCGCTCACGCTGGAATCCGCCTCCTCCGACGCCAGCTTCCGCAGCTACTGGCGCACCACGCACGCGGGACAAAGCTGGATCGTGATGGACTCGCCGCCGGAGCGCGAAGACCCGCGACCCTGGCTGGCGATCGGCGAACGGCTCGCCAAGGCCGGCCTGCACGTGCCGAAGGTGGCGGCGCAGGATCTGCAGCAGGGCTTCCTGCTGATCGAGGATCTCGGCTCACGGCTGTATCTCACCGAGTTGAACGAGGCGAACGCAGACCAGCTCTACGGCGACGCGATGGACGCGCTGCTGGTGATGCAGACGAAAGTGGCCTGCGACGACCTGCCGCCGTTCGACCACACGGTGCTGGTGAACGGGCTGGAGGTGATGCCGAAGTGGTTCCTCGAACGCCACCTCGGCCACACACCGGATTGCGATGAGTGGGACGTGCTGGAAGCGGCGTTCGACGTCATCGTTCGCAACGCGCTGGCGCAGCCGCGCGTATTCGTGCACCGCGACTATCACAGCCGCAACCTGCTGGTGGTCGAAGCGAACAATCCCGGCGTGATCGATTTCCAGGGTGCGTTGCACGGCCCGATCACCTACGACCTCGCCTCGCTGCTGCGCGACGCCTACGTCGCCTGGCCGCGCGAGCGCGTCGAGGCCTGGGTGGAGTCCTACCGCCTGCGTCTGCGCCACGCCGGCGCGATCGGCCACGACATCGACACGACGCGCTTCCTGCGCTGGTTCGACCTTACCGGCCTGCATCGCCACGTGCGCGTGCTGGGCCAGTTCTACCGGCTGTGGTATCGCGACGGCAAGCCGGGTTATCTCGCCGACGTGCCGCAGGTGTACCGCTACGTGATCGAGGTGG